DNA from Paludisphaera mucosa:
CTACGGCTCGAAGCCGCTGATCATCAAGGCCTGCTACCTGCTCTTGTTCGCGCTCGGCGTCGGCTTCTTCCTGAGCCTCTCGAAGGGCATGGAGGAGCCGCTGGCGAGCGGCCTGGGGCTGATCCCCGTCGGCCTGGCCATCTTGAGCCTCGTCCTCATCAACGCCCAGGGCGTGACGGCGCTCACCAGCGAGCGCGACACCGGGGCGCTCGACCTGCTGCTGGTCACCGAGCTGTCGCCGGCGCACTTCATCTACGGCAAGCTCTTCGGCGCCCTGTACAACGCCAAGGAGATGGTGATCCTGCCGCTCCTGCTGGCGGCCTACCTGTGGGGGACGGGCCGGCTGTCGGGCGAGAACCTGGTGTTCTTCACGGTCGACTACCTGCTCTTCTGCCACTTCGCCGCGATGCTCGGGCTGCACGACGCGATCACCTACACGAGCAGCCGGACCGCCGTGGCGCACAGCCTGGGGACGATCTTCTTCCTCATGGTGGGCATCCTCCTCTGCGCCTACCTGATCATCTTCAGCGACCGCGAGTTCGGCCGCCAGCTCCTCAGCTTCATGATCTTCATCGGCGCCGGGAGCGTGGCCCTGTTCGGCTCCCTGGGCGCGCGGAACCCCTCCAGCGCGATCGCCCTGGTCGCCCTCCTGACCCCGTTCTGCTCGTTCTACTGCATCATCAGCCTGCTCAACGGCGACTTCCTGGCGGCCCTGCTCGTCAGCGCCGGGGTGTACGGCTTCGCGCTGATGGCGATGCTCGTCCCCGCCGTCGGCGACTTCGACATCGCCCTGGGGCGCACCAACGCCATCCAGGGCTGAGACCCGGCCGCGGGACCTCGCCTCATCGTCGAGGCGGGGCCGCGCGGCCCCGGGACGATCTACGAGGAGTTGCGGAAGGATGTTGCAGCGTGTTCACGCCCTCGCCCTGGCGATCTTGCTGGGGTCCGCGTCGATGGTGCGGGCCCAGGACGACCTGGCCCGCGAGCTGCCCCGGATCCCGGCCAAAGAGCCGGCCGAGGCGCTCGCGTCGATCGTCGTCCGGCCCGGCTTCCGCCTCGACCAGGTGGCGGCCGAGCCCCTGATCAAGAGCCCGGTGGCCGTCGCCTACGACGCCGACGGCGCGCTCTACGTCGTCGAGATGCGCGGCTACCCGTTCGTCGAGGATAAGCCCTCGGGCACGGTGGCCCGCCTCGAAGACCGCGACGGCGACGGCCGCTTCGACGCCCGCACGGTCTTCCTCGACGGCCTCATGTGGCCGACGGGCGTGGTCCCCTACGACGGCGGCGTCTTCATCACGGTCGCGCCCGACATCCTCTACGCCAAAGATACCGACGGCGACGGCAAGGCCGAGGTCCGCAAGGTCGTCTTCACCGGCTTCGAGACCGGCAACGTCCAGGGCTTGCTCAACAGCCTGCACTGGGGCGACGACGGCTGGATCCACGGCGTCGCCAGCAGCAACGGCGGCCTCGTCCGGACCCCGCCCCACCCCGACCGCCCGGCCGTCTCCGTGCGGGGACGCGACTTCCGGTTCCGGCCCGACACGCTGGCGTTCGAGGCGATCTCGGGCGGCGGCCAGTTCGGATTCTCGACCGACGACTGGGGCCACGAGTTCACCTGCGGCAACAGCAACCACATCCGCCAGATCGTCCTGCCGGCCGGCGACGTCGAGCGGAACCCGGCCTACGTGCCCCCCTCGGTGATCCTCGACATCCCCTCCGACGGCCCCTCCGGCCCCGTCTTCCGGATCAGCCGGCCCGAGCCCTGGCGGATCGTCCGCACCCGCCAGCGCGTCGCCGACCCCGAGATGCTCAAGAAGCTCTCGCACACCGAGCAGTTCGCCTTCGGCTACTTCACCTCGGCGACGGGCGTCACGATCTATCGCGGCTCGGCCTACCCCGAGGCCTACCGCGGCAACGCCTTCGTCGGCGACGTCGGCGGCAACCTCGTCCACCGCAAGACGCTGGCCGTCGCCGGCGCGACCTACGTCGCCGACCGCGCCGACCAGGGCGTCGAGTTCCTGGCCTCGAAGGACAACTGGTTCCGGCCGGTGAACTTCGCCAACACCCCCAACGGCACCCTGCTCGTGGTCGACATGTACCGCGAGACGATCGAGCACCCGATCTCGATCCCCGAGCCGATCAAGAAGCACCTCGACCTGACCAGCGGCAAGGACCGCGGCCGGCTCTACGAGCTGCTCGCCGACGGCCCCCGGCCGCTGCGCAAGCCGAGGCTGAGCAAGGCCCCCGCCGCAGAACTCGTCGCCCTGCTGGCCGACTCCGACGCCTGGTGGAGCGAGACGGCCCAGCGGCTATTGATCGAGCGGAAGGACGTGCAGGCCGCCCCCGCGCTCCGCAAGCTGGCCCAGGACCGCCCCACGGCCCTCGCCCGGCTGCACGCCCTCTGGACGCTCGACGCCCTCGGCCAGCTCGACGACGCGCACGTCGCCATGGCCCTCGCCGACCCCGAGCCCCGCGTCCGCGAGCGGGTCGCGAAACTCGCCGAGTCGCGGATCAAGGCCGATCGCGCGCTGATCGCCAACGTCTTGCCCCTGGCCGACGACGTCGACCCGATGGTCCGGTTCCAGGCCGCCCTGACGTTCGGGGCCGTCAACGACGACCCCCGCGTGCTCGACGCCCTGGCGGTGATCGCCCGTCGCGACCACGCCGACCGCTGGACCCGCGCCGCGGTGTTGACCTCGATCGCCGGCCACGCCCCCGACCTGCTCGCCCGTCTGGCCGAGGGCGGCTTCCTTGGCGAGGCCGAGGGCCGGCCGTGGCTCGACGACCTGGCGACCATGATCGGCCAGGCGAAGGATGGCCAGGCCATCGAGAAGGTCGTCGCCGACCTCTTCGCGAAGGAGCTGTCCGACGACCTCCGCGGCCGCGTGGTCCTGGCGGTGGGAGCCGG
Protein-coding regions in this window:
- a CDS encoding PVC-type heme-binding CxxCH protein produces the protein MLQRVHALALAILLGSASMVRAQDDLARELPRIPAKEPAEALASIVVRPGFRLDQVAAEPLIKSPVAVAYDADGALYVVEMRGYPFVEDKPSGTVARLEDRDGDGRFDARTVFLDGLMWPTGVVPYDGGVFITVAPDILYAKDTDGDGKAEVRKVVFTGFETGNVQGLLNSLHWGDDGWIHGVASSNGGLVRTPPHPDRPAVSVRGRDFRFRPDTLAFEAISGGGQFGFSTDDWGHEFTCGNSNHIRQIVLPAGDVERNPAYVPPSVILDIPSDGPSGPVFRISRPEPWRIVRTRQRVADPEMLKKLSHTEQFAFGYFTSATGVTIYRGSAYPEAYRGNAFVGDVGGNLVHRKTLAVAGATYVADRADQGVEFLASKDNWFRPVNFANTPNGTLLVVDMYRETIEHPISIPEPIKKHLDLTSGKDRGRLYELLADGPRPLRKPRLSKAPAAELVALLADSDAWWSETAQRLLIERKDVQAAPALRKLAQDRPTALARLHALWTLDALGQLDDAHVAMALADPEPRVRERVAKLAESRIKADRALIANVLPLADDVDPMVRFQAALTFGAVNDDPRVLDALAVIARRDHADRWTRAAVLTSIAGHAPDLLARLAEGGFLGEAEGRPWLDDLATMIGQAKDGQAIEKVVADLFAKELSDDLRGRVVLAVGAGLKRARGSLKETLSAATWDRLGPLFDAAAKVADSGEAPARRASAIALVGLSGPERTLEALPPLLDARQPSEVQLAALRALGEQAGPAVAERVLEQWKATSPSARREAAEVLFSRIEWINALLDAVEAKKLATAEIDPLRLKQLREHPDSAIRGRAARLFGSADAPRERAAVIAAFRPALDGEGDREKGRAVYLKTCATCHRAEGQGVEVGPDLATVAARSPEDVLTHVLDPNREVAANYLNYNVATVDGRVISGIIASESTAALVLKRAEGVAEVVPRDQIEQIASTGISLMPEGLEKDLTSADFKDLIAFVRSIRSASPAPAPATAPK